In a single window of the Elaeis guineensis isolate ETL-2024a chromosome 8, EG11, whole genome shotgun sequence genome:
- the LOC105050909 gene encoding probable pyridoxal 5'-phosphate synthase subunit PDX2 produces MAVGVLALQGSFKEHIAALRRIGVKGVEIRKPEQLNNVDYLIIPGGESTTMAKLADYHNLFNALQEFVSTGKPVWGTCAGLIFLANKAVGQKSGGQKLIGGLDCVVHRNFFGSQLQSFETQLAVPKLAEKEGGPDSFRGVFIRAPAILEAGPDVEVLADCPVPSDNARTTIPAAEGKKEKVIVAVRQGNLLGTAFHPELTSDSRWHSLFLKMGKEAGERNLMSADESHLEDCQEKMPHDLPIFE; encoded by the exons ATGGCGGTCGGCGTGCTCGCACTGCAGGGTTCTTTTAAGGAACACATAGCAG CGCTGAGGAGAATCGGGGTTAAGGGAGTGGAGATAAGGAAGCCGGAGCAGCTGAATAATGTCGACTACCTCATCATCCCTGGCGGCGAGAGCACCACGATGGCCAAGCTCGCTGATTACCACAACCTC TTTAATGCATTGCAAGAGTTTGTAAGTACTGGAAAGCCTGTGTGGGGAACTTGTGCAGGGCTAATTTTCTTGGCAAACAAGGCAGTTG GGCAGAAGTCAGGAGGACAAAAGCTTATTGGGGGGCTGGACTGCGTTGTCCACCGAAATTTCTTTGGTAGCCAG CTTCAGAGCTTTGAGACACAACTGGCAGTGCCCAAGCTTGCAGAGAAGGAAGGGGGCCCTGATAGCTTCCGTGGAGTGTTTATACGTGCCCCGGCCATCCTAGAAGCAGGACCAGATGTTGAAGTACTAGCTGATTGTCCTGTTCCTTCTGATAATGCAAGGACTACAATACCTGCTGCTGAAGGCAAGAAG GAGAAAGTGATCGTTGCAGTAAGGCAAGGGAACTTGCTCGGAACAGCTTTTCACCCTGAGTTGACTTCTGACTCGCGGTG GCACAGTCTCTTTTTAAAAATGGGAAAAGAGGCAGGTGAAAGAAACTTGATGTCTGCAGATGAGAGCCATTTAGAAGATTGTCAGGAGAAAATGCCTCATGATCTTCCCATATTTGAATAA